One genomic segment of Penaeus chinensis breed Huanghai No. 1 chromosome 13, ASM1920278v2, whole genome shotgun sequence includes these proteins:
- the LOC125031380 gene encoding antifreeze protein Maxi-like encodes MMSKKFLIVAFCLGVAVAEETNREKRGFVGGHGGGSGYGGGVHGNGGSFLVVGGASGGGHGPSGADIANQAAAQATAAAASQGGAAHAAAAGAAAAAAAASSAASHTAQAAAANKQAQAAQITQGVIGASAAAYQEAALAGEANVAEQAAKVAASMAQGLLGNLGLVSAETNGLAGQAANSLGAQQNVLQTQSAMVWQVQQAANGLQAQQNVVANDVYSAAGAASQAQNAAAKALAKAKGANAGGFGGYGAAVGFGHAGGYH; translated from the exons atGATGTCTAAGAAGTTCCTGATCGTGGCTTTCTGCCTTG GTGTTGCCGTAGCTGAGGAGACCAACAGG GAGAAGCGCGGCTTCGTCGGGGGCCACGGCGGCGGGTCCGGCTATGGCGGCGGCGTCCACGGCAATGGCGGCAGCTTCCTGGTGGTTGGCGGAGCTTCCGGGGGCGGCCATGGCCCCAGCGGCGCCGACATCGCTAACCAGGCTGCCGCTCAGGCCACCGCTGCCGCCGCAAGCCAAGGAGGTGCAGCCCACGCCGCCGCCGCAGGAGCCGcagccgctgctgctgctgcctcctCCGCTGCCTCGCACACTGCACAGGCCGCCGCCGCCAACAAGCAGGCTCAGGCAGCGCAGATCACCCAGGGCGTCATCGGGGCCTCGGCCGCGGCTTACCAGGAGGCCGCCCTCGCCGGTGAGGCCAACGTAGCCGAGCAGGCCGCCAAGGTGGCCGCCTCCATGGCCCAAGGCCTCCTCGGCAACCTGGGCCTTGTGTCGGCCGAGACCAACGGGCTGGCCGGCCAGGCCGCCAACAGCCTGGGGGCGCAACAGAACGTCCTGCAGACCCAGAGCGCCATGGTGTGGCAGGTGCAGCAGGCCGCCAACGGACTGCAGGCGCAGCAGAACGTGGTTGCCAATGACGTCTACTCCGCCGCCGGCGCCGCCTCGCAGGCCCAGAACGCCGCCGCCAAGGCCCTGGCCAAGGCGAAGGGCGCCAACGCAGGAGGCTTCGGAGGCTACGGCGCTGCGGTGGGCTTCGGCCACGCCGGAGGATACCACTGA
- the LOC125031397 gene encoding POU domain, class 4, transcription factor 1-like, translating to MMFKTLLCAALVAGVLSEDAMNRDKRGFVGGSAGGHAGYGGGFGGHAGGGGGSYIVVGAGGGGGHGPSGADIANQAAAQATAAAAGLGGAAHAAAAGAASNAAAAAFAASQTAQAAAASKQAQAASVTQAAQGAQAAAFAEGSLASKANIAYQAAKLTASMAQGLAANVATILSEAKALASQATTSHAEQQAFLNGQRTMAWQAQQAANSLNQQQYTALSDLEDAAGAAAQARAAATKALSKAKGASGYGH from the exons ATGATGTTCAAGACTCTGCTCTGCGCTGCCCTGGTCgctg GTGTGCTCAGCGAAGATGCCATGAATAGG GATAAGCGCGGCTTCGTCGGCGGATCCGCAGGCGGCCACGCCGGATACGGCGGAGGCTTCGGCGGGcacgcgggcggcggcggcggcagctaCATCGTGGTGGgcgcaggcggcggcggcggccacggACCTTCCGGCGCCGACATCGCCAACCAGGCCGCCGCGCAGGCCACCGCCGCAGCCGCTGGCTTGGGAGGCGCTGCTCACGCCGCCGCCGCAGGAGCCGCCTCCAACGCAGCCGCCGCCGCCTTCGCCGCATCTCAGACGGCACAGGCAGCCGCAGCCAGCAAGCAGGCGCAGGCCGCATCCGTGACGCAGGCGGCGCAGGGCGCGCAGGCCGCTGCCTTCGCCGAGGGCTCCCTGGCCTCCAAGGCCAACATCGCCTACCAGGCAGCCAAGCTGACGGCGTCCATGGCCCAGGGCCTCGCCGCCAACGTGGCCACCATCCTGTCGGAGGCCAAGGCCCTGGCCAGCCAGGCCACCACCAGCCACGCCGAGCAGCAGGCCTTCCTCAACGGCCAGAGGACCATGGCGTGGCAGGCGCAGCAGGCCGCCAACTCACTCAACCAGCAGCAGTACACGGCGCTCAGCGACCTGGAGGACGCCGCCGGCGCCGCCGCGCAGGCCAGGGCGGCGGCCACCAAGGCCCTCTCCAAGGCCAAGGGCGCCTCCGGCTACGGCCACTAG
- the LOC125031552 gene encoding glycine, alanine and asparagine-rich protein-like: MLRHACVKNPLFEITKLFIDSYIDTFQRLCAALSTRPDAVREKRGFTGGAGYGGGYGGGHGGSGGGFLVVSGGGGGGHGPSAADIANQAAAQASAAAAGLKGAAAGAAGAAANQAAAIAAAASQTAQAAAAQKQSQAAQLTQARQGAHAAAYAESSLSGQAASAEEAAENAHKLALSVAGDLAAARHEAQAVVAQAFQALQAARDVRATQAAMAWQAQQAAHALGLQQSVVVNDLQSALGAAAQAQAASAKALAKAKGSGGGYSGGFGGGFGYGH, encoded by the exons ATGCTGCGTCACGCCTGTGTCAAGAACCCACTGTTCGAGATCACCAAACTCTTCATTGACTCGTACATAGACACTTTCCAAAGGCTGT GCGCCGCCCTCAGTACGCGCCCCGATGCCGTCAGA GAGAAGCGCGGCTTCACTGGCGGCGCTGGTTATGGCGGCGGATACGGCGGCGGCCACGGTGGTAGCGGTGGCGGCTTCCTGGTCGTCAGCGGCGGGGGCGGCGGTGGCCACGGGCCCAGCGCCGCCGACATCGCTAACCAGGCTGCCGCGCAGgcctctgccgccgccgccggcCTCAAGGGCGCTGCCGCAGGCGCTGCCGGCGCTGCAGCCAACCAAGCCgccgccatcgccgccgccgcctcgcagACAGCCCAGGCCGCCGCCGCCCAGAAGCAGTCGCAGGCCGCCCAGCTGACGCAGGCCAGGCAGGGCGCCCACGCCGCCGCCTACGCCGAGTCCTCCCTGTCGGGGCAGGCCGCCTCCGCCGAGGAAGCGGCCGAGAACGCGCACAAACTCGCCCTGTCGGTGGCCGGCGACCTGGCCGCCGCCAGGCACGAGGCGCAGGCCGTGGTGGCACAGGCCTTCCAGGCACTTCAGGCTGCCCGGGACGTGCGAGCCACGCAGGCCGCCATGGCGTGGCAGGCGCAGCAGGCCGCACATGCTCTGGGCCTGCAGCAGAGCGTGGTCGTGAACGACCTGCAATCCGCCCTGGGCGCCGCGGCGCAGGCGCAGGCGGCGTCCGCCAAGGCGCTGGCCAAGGCCAAGGGCAGCGGAGGCGGGTATAGCGGCGGATTCGGGGGCGGCTTCGGGTACGGCCACTGa